In Balaenoptera acutorostrata chromosome 19, mBalAcu1.1, whole genome shotgun sequence, the following proteins share a genomic window:
- the TEAD2 gene encoding transcriptional enhancer factor TEF-4 isoform X2 → MGEPRAGAPLDDGSGWTGSEEGSEEGTGGSEGAGGDGGPDAEGVWSPDIEQSFQEALAIYPPCGRRKIILSDEGKMYGRNELIARYIKLRTGKTRTRKQVSSHIQVLARRKSREIQSKLKDQVSKDKAFQTMATMSSAQLISAPSLQAKLGPAGPQAPELFQFWSGGSGPPWNVPDVKPFSQTPFSLSLTPPSTDLPGYEPPQALSPPALPPPAPSPPAWQARALGTARLQLVEFSAFVEPPDAADSYQRHLFVHISQHCPSPGAPPLESVDVRQIYDKFPEKKGGLRELYDRGPPHAFFLVKFWADLNWGPSGEEVGAGGSSGGFYGVSSQYESLEHMTLTCSSKTERAQLEDGRFVYRLLRSPMCEYLVNFLHKLRQLPERYMMNSVLENFTILQVVTNRDTQELLLCTAYVFEVSTSERGAQHHIYRLVRD, encoded by the exons atgggggAACCCCGGGCTGGGGCCCCCCTGGACGATGGCAGCGGCTGGAcaggaagtgaggaaggaagCGAGGAGGGCACTGGCGGCAgtgagggggcggggggagacggGGGCCCAGACGCAGAGGGTGTCTGGAGTCCAGACATCGAGCAGAGCTTCCAGGAGGCCCTGGCCATCTACCCACCCTGTGGCCGGCGGAAAATCATCCTGTCCGATGAAGGCAAGATGTATG GTCGGAATGAACTGATTGCCCGCTACATCAAGCTGAGAACAGGGAAGACTCGAACTCGCAAACAG GTCTCTAGTCATATCCAGGTTTTGGCCCGAAGGAAATCGAGGGAAATCCAGTCCAAGCTCAAG GACCAGGTTTCCAAGGACAAGGCTTTCCAGACAATGGCCACCATGTCCTCAGCCCAGCTCATCTCAGCACCTTCCCTGCAGGCCAAACTTGGTCCCGCCGGTCCTCAG gCCCCAGAGCTTTTCCAGTTTTGGTCGGGGGGTTCTGGGCCCCCCTGGAATGTTCCAGA TGTGAAGCCATTCTCGCAGACACCGTTCTCCTTGTCACTGACTCCTCCATCTACTGACCTCCCAG ggTACGAGCCCCCCCAAGCCCTCTCACCTCCTGCTttgcccccacctgccccatcaCCCCCAGCCTGGCAGGCTCGGGCTCTGGGCACTGCTCGGTTGCAGCTGGTGGAGTTCTCAGCCTTTGTGGAACCTCCGGATGCAGCTGACTCT TACCAGAGGCACCTGTTTGTACACATCAGCCAGCACTGCCCCAGCCCCGGAGCGCCCCCCCTCGAGAGTGTGGACGTCCGGCAGATCTATGACAAATTCCCTGAGAAAAAGGGTGGTCTGCGGGAGCTGTATGATCGTGGGCCCCCCCACGCCTTCTTCCTGGTCAAGTTCTGG GCGGACCTGAACTGGGGCCCAAGTGGCGAGGAGGTGGGGGCCGGCGGTAGCAGTGGTGGCTTCTATGGAGTGAGCAGCCAGTACGAGAGCCTGGAGCACATGACCCTCACCTGTTCCTCCAAG ACGGAGCGTGCCCAGCTGGAGGACGGGAGGTTCGTGTACCGCCTGCTGCGCTCACCCATGTGTGAGTACCTGGTGAATTTTCTGCACAAGCTGCGGCAGCTGCCCGAGCGCTATATGATGAACAGTGTCCTGGAGAACTTCACCATCCTCCAG GTGGTGACAAACAGAGACACCCAGGAACTGCTGCTCTGCACTGCCTATGTCTTCGAGGTCTCCACCAGTGAGCGGGGGGCCCAGCACCACATTTACCGCCTGGTCAGGGACTGA
- the TEAD2 gene encoding transcriptional enhancer factor TEF-4 isoform X4, with protein MGEPRAGAPLDDGSGWTGSEEGSEEGTGGSEGAGGDGGPDAEGVWSPDIEQSFQEALAIYPPCGRRKIILSDEGKMYGRNELIARYIKLRTGKTRTRKQVSSHIQVLARRKSREIQSKLKDQVSKDKAFQTMATMSSAQLISAPSLQAKLGPAGPQAPELFQFWSGGSGPPWNVPDVKPFSQTPFSLSLTPPSTDLPGYEPPQALSPPALPPPAPSPPAWQARALGTARLQLVEFSAFVEPPDAADSYQRHLFVHISQHCPSPGAPPLESVDVRQIYDKFPEKKGGLRELYDRGPPHAFFLVKFWTERAQLEDGRFVYRLLRSPMCEYLVNFLHKLRQLPERYMMNSVLENFTILQVVTNRDTQELLLCTAYVFEVSTSERGAQHHIYRLVRD; from the exons atgggggAACCCCGGGCTGGGGCCCCCCTGGACGATGGCAGCGGCTGGAcaggaagtgaggaaggaagCGAGGAGGGCACTGGCGGCAgtgagggggcggggggagacggGGGCCCAGACGCAGAGGGTGTCTGGAGTCCAGACATCGAGCAGAGCTTCCAGGAGGCCCTGGCCATCTACCCACCCTGTGGCCGGCGGAAAATCATCCTGTCCGATGAAGGCAAGATGTATG GTCGGAATGAACTGATTGCCCGCTACATCAAGCTGAGAACAGGGAAGACTCGAACTCGCAAACAG GTCTCTAGTCATATCCAGGTTTTGGCCCGAAGGAAATCGAGGGAAATCCAGTCCAAGCTCAAG GACCAGGTTTCCAAGGACAAGGCTTTCCAGACAATGGCCACCATGTCCTCAGCCCAGCTCATCTCAGCACCTTCCCTGCAGGCCAAACTTGGTCCCGCCGGTCCTCAG gCCCCAGAGCTTTTCCAGTTTTGGTCGGGGGGTTCTGGGCCCCCCTGGAATGTTCCAGA TGTGAAGCCATTCTCGCAGACACCGTTCTCCTTGTCACTGACTCCTCCATCTACTGACCTCCCAG ggTACGAGCCCCCCCAAGCCCTCTCACCTCCTGCTttgcccccacctgccccatcaCCCCCAGCCTGGCAGGCTCGGGCTCTGGGCACTGCTCGGTTGCAGCTGGTGGAGTTCTCAGCCTTTGTGGAACCTCCGGATGCAGCTGACTCT TACCAGAGGCACCTGTTTGTACACATCAGCCAGCACTGCCCCAGCCCCGGAGCGCCCCCCCTCGAGAGTGTGGACGTCCGGCAGATCTATGACAAATTCCCTGAGAAAAAGGGTGGTCTGCGGGAGCTGTATGATCGTGGGCCCCCCCACGCCTTCTTCCTGGTCAAGTTCTGG ACGGAGCGTGCCCAGCTGGAGGACGGGAGGTTCGTGTACCGCCTGCTGCGCTCACCCATGTGTGAGTACCTGGTGAATTTTCTGCACAAGCTGCGGCAGCTGCCCGAGCGCTATATGATGAACAGTGTCCTGGAGAACTTCACCATCCTCCAG GTGGTGACAAACAGAGACACCCAGGAACTGCTGCTCTGCACTGCCTATGTCTTCGAGGTCTCCACCAGTGAGCGGGGGGCCCAGCACCACATTTACCGCCTGGTCAGGGACTGA
- the TEAD2 gene encoding transcriptional enhancer factor TEF-4 isoform X1 yields MGEPRAGAPLDDGSGWTGSEEGSEEGTGGSEGAGGDGGPDAEGVWSPDIEQSFQEALAIYPPCGRRKIILSDEGKMYGRNELIARYIKLRTGKTRTRKQVSSHIQVLARRKSREIQSKLKDQVSKDKAFQTMATMSSAQLISAPSLQAKLGPAGPQAPELFQFWSGGSGPPWNVPDVKPFSQTPFSLSLTPPSTDLPGYEPPQALSPPALPPPAPSPPAWQARALGTARLQLVEFSAFVEPPDAADSYQRHLFVHISQHCPSPGAPPLESVDVRQIYDKFPEKKGGLRELYDRGPPHAFFLVKFWADLNWGPSGEEVGAGGSSGGFYGVSSQYESLEHMTLTCSSKVCSFGKQVVEKVETERAQLEDGRFVYRLLRSPMCEYLVNFLHKLRQLPERYMMNSVLENFTILQVVTNRDTQELLLCTAYVFEVSTSERGAQHHIYRLVRD; encoded by the exons atgggggAACCCCGGGCTGGGGCCCCCCTGGACGATGGCAGCGGCTGGAcaggaagtgaggaaggaagCGAGGAGGGCACTGGCGGCAgtgagggggcggggggagacggGGGCCCAGACGCAGAGGGTGTCTGGAGTCCAGACATCGAGCAGAGCTTCCAGGAGGCCCTGGCCATCTACCCACCCTGTGGCCGGCGGAAAATCATCCTGTCCGATGAAGGCAAGATGTATG GTCGGAATGAACTGATTGCCCGCTACATCAAGCTGAGAACAGGGAAGACTCGAACTCGCAAACAG GTCTCTAGTCATATCCAGGTTTTGGCCCGAAGGAAATCGAGGGAAATCCAGTCCAAGCTCAAG GACCAGGTTTCCAAGGACAAGGCTTTCCAGACAATGGCCACCATGTCCTCAGCCCAGCTCATCTCAGCACCTTCCCTGCAGGCCAAACTTGGTCCCGCCGGTCCTCAG gCCCCAGAGCTTTTCCAGTTTTGGTCGGGGGGTTCTGGGCCCCCCTGGAATGTTCCAGA TGTGAAGCCATTCTCGCAGACACCGTTCTCCTTGTCACTGACTCCTCCATCTACTGACCTCCCAG ggTACGAGCCCCCCCAAGCCCTCTCACCTCCTGCTttgcccccacctgccccatcaCCCCCAGCCTGGCAGGCTCGGGCTCTGGGCACTGCTCGGTTGCAGCTGGTGGAGTTCTCAGCCTTTGTGGAACCTCCGGATGCAGCTGACTCT TACCAGAGGCACCTGTTTGTACACATCAGCCAGCACTGCCCCAGCCCCGGAGCGCCCCCCCTCGAGAGTGTGGACGTCCGGCAGATCTATGACAAATTCCCTGAGAAAAAGGGTGGTCTGCGGGAGCTGTATGATCGTGGGCCCCCCCACGCCTTCTTCCTGGTCAAGTTCTGG GCGGACCTGAACTGGGGCCCAAGTGGCGAGGAGGTGGGGGCCGGCGGTAGCAGTGGTGGCTTCTATGGAGTGAGCAGCCAGTACGAGAGCCTGGAGCACATGACCCTCACCTGTTCCTCCAAGGTCTGCTCCTTTGGCAAGCAGGTGGTGGAGAAGgtggag ACGGAGCGTGCCCAGCTGGAGGACGGGAGGTTCGTGTACCGCCTGCTGCGCTCACCCATGTGTGAGTACCTGGTGAATTTTCTGCACAAGCTGCGGCAGCTGCCCGAGCGCTATATGATGAACAGTGTCCTGGAGAACTTCACCATCCTCCAG GTGGTGACAAACAGAGACACCCAGGAACTGCTGCTCTGCACTGCCTATGTCTTCGAGGTCTCCACCAGTGAGCGGGGGGCCCAGCACCACATTTACCGCCTGGTCAGGGACTGA
- the TEAD2 gene encoding transcriptional enhancer factor TEF-4 isoform X3: MGEPRAGAPLDDGSGWTGSEEGSEEGTGGSEGAGGDGGPDAEGVWSPDIEQSFQEALAIYPPCGRRKIILSDEGKMYGRNELIARYIKLRTGKTRTRKQDQVSKDKAFQTMATMSSAQLISAPSLQAKLGPAGPQAPELFQFWSGGSGPPWNVPDVKPFSQTPFSLSLTPPSTDLPGYEPPQALSPPALPPPAPSPPAWQARALGTARLQLVEFSAFVEPPDAADSYQRHLFVHISQHCPSPGAPPLESVDVRQIYDKFPEKKGGLRELYDRGPPHAFFLVKFWADLNWGPSGEEVGAGGSSGGFYGVSSQYESLEHMTLTCSSKVCSFGKQVVEKVETERAQLEDGRFVYRLLRSPMCEYLVNFLHKLRQLPERYMMNSVLENFTILQVVTNRDTQELLLCTAYVFEVSTSERGAQHHIYRLVRD, translated from the exons atgggggAACCCCGGGCTGGGGCCCCCCTGGACGATGGCAGCGGCTGGAcaggaagtgaggaaggaagCGAGGAGGGCACTGGCGGCAgtgagggggcggggggagacggGGGCCCAGACGCAGAGGGTGTCTGGAGTCCAGACATCGAGCAGAGCTTCCAGGAGGCCCTGGCCATCTACCCACCCTGTGGCCGGCGGAAAATCATCCTGTCCGATGAAGGCAAGATGTATG GTCGGAATGAACTGATTGCCCGCTACATCAAGCTGAGAACAGGGAAGACTCGAACTCGCAAACAG GACCAGGTTTCCAAGGACAAGGCTTTCCAGACAATGGCCACCATGTCCTCAGCCCAGCTCATCTCAGCACCTTCCCTGCAGGCCAAACTTGGTCCCGCCGGTCCTCAG gCCCCAGAGCTTTTCCAGTTTTGGTCGGGGGGTTCTGGGCCCCCCTGGAATGTTCCAGA TGTGAAGCCATTCTCGCAGACACCGTTCTCCTTGTCACTGACTCCTCCATCTACTGACCTCCCAG ggTACGAGCCCCCCCAAGCCCTCTCACCTCCTGCTttgcccccacctgccccatcaCCCCCAGCCTGGCAGGCTCGGGCTCTGGGCACTGCTCGGTTGCAGCTGGTGGAGTTCTCAGCCTTTGTGGAACCTCCGGATGCAGCTGACTCT TACCAGAGGCACCTGTTTGTACACATCAGCCAGCACTGCCCCAGCCCCGGAGCGCCCCCCCTCGAGAGTGTGGACGTCCGGCAGATCTATGACAAATTCCCTGAGAAAAAGGGTGGTCTGCGGGAGCTGTATGATCGTGGGCCCCCCCACGCCTTCTTCCTGGTCAAGTTCTGG GCGGACCTGAACTGGGGCCCAAGTGGCGAGGAGGTGGGGGCCGGCGGTAGCAGTGGTGGCTTCTATGGAGTGAGCAGCCAGTACGAGAGCCTGGAGCACATGACCCTCACCTGTTCCTCCAAGGTCTGCTCCTTTGGCAAGCAGGTGGTGGAGAAGgtggag ACGGAGCGTGCCCAGCTGGAGGACGGGAGGTTCGTGTACCGCCTGCTGCGCTCACCCATGTGTGAGTACCTGGTGAATTTTCTGCACAAGCTGCGGCAGCTGCCCGAGCGCTATATGATGAACAGTGTCCTGGAGAACTTCACCATCCTCCAG GTGGTGACAAACAGAGACACCCAGGAACTGCTGCTCTGCACTGCCTATGTCTTCGAGGTCTCCACCAGTGAGCGGGGGGCCCAGCACCACATTTACCGCCTGGTCAGGGACTGA